In Cataglyphis hispanica isolate Lineage 1 chromosome 20, ULB_Chis1_1.0, whole genome shotgun sequence, a single genomic region encodes these proteins:
- the LOC126857167 gene encoding elongin-B yields the protein MDVFLMIRRKKMTIFTDAKDDTTVLELKKMIEGILKVPPANQQLFNKDYLPMSDNKTLQDYGLTSLTAKAQCPALVGLALRQSDGQFEPLEMTPFSLPPDLPDVMKSQENNGQEQSP from the exons ATG gatgtatttttaatgatcaGGCGAAAGAAAATGACAATATTTACCGACGCGAAGGATGATACCACAGTTCTCGAGCTTAAGAAAATGATTGAAG GTATACTAAAAGTACCACCGGCAAATCAacagttatttaataaagattatctTCCAATGTCTGATAACAAAACATTACAAGATTATGGATTGACATCGTTAACTGCAAAGGCGCAATGTCCTGCATTAGTTGGTTTAGCTTTACGTCAGTCAGATGGTCAATTTGAACCTTTGGAAATGACACCGTTTTCATTACCGCCTGATCTCCCCGATGTTATGAAATCTCAAGAAAATAATGGACAGGAGCAATCACCTTGA
- the LOC126857161 gene encoding esterase AGAP003155 encodes MTAIKSTQSKLRILALHGYMQSDIIFSAKLGSLRKGFKKEIDFTFIRAPHKVPSNNERNADENGYGWWFNTEDHVFKATVPSELCVGFNDSIALIEKVFIKQGPFDGILGFSQGAAFVSILCVMMKRKMLQFEFNFAIIISGFKSLCAPHAKYYDQKIDIPSLHIYGENDQVIPTAMTEHISCLFLNKKEVQHEGGHYIPSKKDIYRDFIMEMLANKNLGN; translated from the exons ATGACAGCCATTAAATCAACCCAATCAAAATTAAGG atactaGCCTTACATGGATATATGCAATCTGATATAATCTTTAGCGCCAAATTGGGATCTTTAAGAAAgggatttaaaaaagaaatagattttacatttataagagCACCACATAAAGTTCCatcaaataatgaaagaaatgcaGATGAAAATG GATACGGATGGTGGTTTAACACAGAGGATCATGTATTTAAAGCAACAGTACCTAGTGAATTGTGTGTAGGATTTAATGACAGTATAGCTTTGATAGAAAAGGTATTCATAAAACAGGGTCCCTTTGATGGTATATTAGGTTTCTCACAAGGAGCTGCTTTTGTCAGTATACTATGTGTTATGATGAAGagaaaaa TGTTACAGTTTGAATTTAACTttgctattataatatcaGGATTTAAGTCATTATGTGCACCTCACGCAAAATATTATGACCAAAAGATAGATATACCTTCCTTACATATTTATGGAGAAAATGATCAAGTAATTCCAACAG caATGACAGAACATATTAGTTgtctttttctaaataagaAAGAGGTACAGCATGAAGGTGGCCACTATATACCAAGCAAAAAAGATATCTATAGGGATTTTATAATGGAAATGctagcaaataaaaatctaggcaattga
- the LOC126857151 gene encoding cysteine and histidine-rich domain-containing protein morgana, which yields MSQETNLLLCYHRGCGKKFNPNDNKDDDCVHHSGYPVFHDAYKGWSCCNKKCTDFTEFLNIKGCTKSKHSNEKPLEPEKPSIDKSKIDEVIEVISKPVHNGISLKRPAFDTAQLILSPTISPALLEQIKGLTATEADKPIEGKIQIGQNCKNNSCKGSYMGIASDEETCHYHPGVPIFHEGLKYWSCCQKKTTEFSAFLEQPGCTQGKHVWFSKNTGKKVQCRMDWHQTGSYVVVSIYAKKYLPNQSAIKLNPIRLTVDLFFIEENSTYNLDIELRGIVDVEQSSVNMLPTKVEIKLKKAEPGSWSKLDIPREVKPEISESKENVATLNSQIEAVDLSDL from the exons ATGTCACAGGAAACAAATTTGTTGCTTTGTTATCATCGCGGTTGTGGAAAGAAATTCAATCCAAACGATAATAAGGACG atgATTGTGTTCATCATAGTGGATATCCAGTATTTCACGATGCTTATAAGGGATGGTCTTGCTGCAACAAAAAATGTACAGATTTTACAgagtttttgaatattaaggGTTGCACAAAATCAAAGCACTCGAATGAGAAACCATTGGAACCAGAAAAACCATCTATCGATAAAAGCAAGATTGATGAAGTGATAGAAGTTATTTCTAAGCCTGTGCACAAtggaatatctttaaaaagacCTGCTTTTGACACTGCTCAACTCATACTATCGCCGACAATATCTCCCGCTTTGTTAGAACAAATTAAAGGATTGACAGCTACAGAGGCTGACAAACCAATAGAGGGCAAAATACAAATAggacaaaattgtaaaaacaatTCATGTAAAGGATCTTACATGGGAATTGCTTCCGATGAAGAGACTTGTCATTATCATCCAGGAGTACCTATATTTCACGAAGGATTAAAGTATTGGTCCTGCTGTCAAAAGAAGACAACAGAATTTTCTGCATTTTTGGAGCAACCAGGTTGCACACAAGGCAAACATGTATGGTTTTCTAAG AATACAGGAAAAAAGGTTCAATGTAGGATGGACTGGCATCAAACTGGATCATATGTAGTTGTTTCTATTTATGCGAAAAAATATCTGCCTAATCAATCtgccataaaattaaatcctaTTCGTCTGACTGtggatttattctttatagaaGAAAACTCAACATATAATCTTGATATAGAATTGAGAGGA attgtgGATGTCGAGCAAAGTAGTGTAAATATGCTGCCAACCAAAGtagaaatcaaattaaaaaaagctgAACCTGGTTCATGGTCGAAATTGGATATTCCTAGAGAAGTAAAGCCGGAAATTTCTGAAAGCAAAGAAAATGTCGCCACTCTTAATTCACAGATTGAAGCTGTGGATCTTAGTGACTTATAA
- the LOC126857130 gene encoding F-box/LRR-repeat protein 4 yields the protein MMSHYDKNREILKEETNGSKFDVTEQFVYNVYSFSSQYGNNISISYTAHNIIGPPSKFPEYGDFPQAFAMRTYGLWWDKAPSRSIDYMPQNNPDVVSQDYIDIEYREPVYPIRISIYEIYNPGSVIAIWAQDCYGQWFQLWSKPPQIISQQSRLFSPPLQLCNFKTKMLRLEFNHSLLDYYTELDAVSLIGTSKMMFPKDPSNQRNLSDLLQDTIYGHSFNNIPDDNLTPHYENIQQSIKNLKAILNECYTTYESNITDNLQSVLISGLEQLYHSIPPIEEGLNKMQQFLIKDLPRFTDNVEASSNEPKELCGNFSILSIETILKILKNLDLKSLYRMSRVNKYFYNLALDPLLYTSLNLKPYWHSFNTCTLHNLSLRCKYLQKLDLSWCGNHDMFSTTCIKTFLIDCGSLLTHLRLNCCKTVDNSTIYQISITCKNLKELCLRNCQGIQDWGFEYLENLQFLERLDLYRTFITTETLCKILQKNRWLRHLNIAGTFQDNINIDLVAMELGRSCPDLESIDFWKAQTLTSQGINALAACKSLREMDFSWCGSTSGHGETLVKLFSSCQLLEKIFLATFRGLTDRDLKGLTQCKHLKQLDLLGALSLTPEICYDILSSCSKLELMDLSFCDNINNFYINKLRQEYPHVAIKRIIDYH from the exons aTGATGTctcattatgataaaaatagagaaatattaaaggaAGAAACCAATGGGTCAAAGTTTGATGTCACAGAGCAGtttgtatataatgtttatagcTTTAGTTCTCAATATGGCAATAATATCAGTATATCTTATACTGCTCATAATATAATTGGACCACCTAGCAAATTTCCAGAATATGGAGATTTTCCACAGGCATTTGCCATG agAACTTATGGATTATGGTGGGATAAAGCACCTTCAAGATCAATTGATTATATGCCACAGAATAATCCAGATGTTGTGAGCCAAGATTATAttg ATATTGAATATCGTGAGCCAGTATATCCAATTAGGATTtctatatatgagatatataatcCTGGGAGTGTAATTGCTATCTGGGCACAAGATTGTTATGGCCAATGGTTTCAATTATGGAGTAAACCGCCTCAGATTATATCCCAGCAATCACGATTATTCTCTCCGCCATTACAATTGTGTAACTTCAAAACTAAAATGTTAAGGCTAGAATTTAACCATAGCTTACTAGATTATTATACAGAGTTGGATGCTGTGTCGCTTATTGGTACATCAAAAATGATGTTTCCCAAGGATCCGTCAAACCAACGGAACTTATCTGATTTACTACAAGATACAATTTATGGTCATAGTTTCAATAATATTCCAGATGATAATTTAACACcacattatgaaaatatacaacagagcataaaaaatctgaaagcAATATTGAACGAATGTTATACTACATATGAAAG taACATAACTGACAATCTTCAGAGCGTTCTAATATCTGGCTTGGAACAACTTTATCATTCCATACCACCTATTGAAGaaggattaaataaaatgcaacaatttttaataaaagatttaccaAGATTCACAGACAATGTTGAAGCTTCTTCAAATGAACCCAAAGAATTATGTGGCAATTTTTCTATACTTTct attgaaacaatattaaaaatattaaaaaacttagATTTGAAATCCCTATATCGTATGTCGAGAGTAAATAAGTATTTCTATAACTTGGCACTAGATCCTTTACTCTATACAAGTTTAAACTTAAAACCATATTGGCATTCATTTAATACATGTACATTGCATAACTTATCGCttagatgtaaatatttacaaaaattggaTCTTTCATGGTGTGGTAACCATGATATGTTTTCTACTACATGtattaaaacatttctcaTTGATTGTGGCAGTCTTCTAACGCATTTACGATTAAACTGTTGCAAAACTGTTGACAATTCTACCATTTATCAAATATCGataacatgtaaaaatttgaaag aattatgttTACGCAATTGTCAAGGCATACAAGATTGGGGTTTTGAGTATCTAGAGAACCTTCAATTTCTGGAGCGTTTAGACCTTTATAGGACATTTATAACGACTGAAACTTTATGCAAAATACTGCAGAAGAATCGATGGTTGCGTCATTTAAATATAGCAGGAACGTTTCaggacaatataaatatagacttAGTCGCAATGGAATTGGGAAGATCGTGCCCGGATTTGGAAAGCATAGATTTTTGGAAGGCACAGACTCTTACATCGCAAGGTATTAATGCTCTGGCTGCTTGTAAGAGTCTACGAGAGATGGATTTCAGTTGGTG TGGTAGCACATCTGGTCATGGTGAAACCTTGgttaaattattctcttcttGTCAACTCTTGGAGAAGATCTTTTTGGCCACTTTTCGTGGACTCACAGATCGCGATTTGAAAGGACTGACACAGTGTAAACACTTAAAACAATTGGACTTGTTAGGCGCGCTATCTCTAACACCAGAGATATGTTATGATATTTTGTCAAGTTGCTCCAAATTGGAATTAATGGATCTCAGTTTTTGTGACAACATCAATAATTTCTACATCAACAAGTTGCGACAAGAGTACCCACATGTAGCTATTAAGAGAATAATAGACTATCATTGA